The DNA region TTGGTACACATGATAATGAAGTTATTTTCAAGGTAGTTCTGATCTTTAAGCGAAATCAGTTTAATGTAGGCCTTGATATTCTCTTCTTTCGGAATATTGATAATATTTTGGATGGCGCGACCTTTTGAGGTACGGGTACCTTCCGGTATTTCAAATACCCGGAGCCAGAAACATTGTCCCGACTCGGTAAAGAACAACATGTAATTGTGATTTGAGGCAATAAGTAAGTGCTCTATGAAATCCTCATCACGGCTGTTGCTACCAATAGCGCCTTTACCTCCCCTGCTTTGCCTGCGGTATTCGGTCAGCGGGGTACGTTTAATGTAACCTTCGCGCGAGATGGTGATTACCACATCCTCATCCTCAATAAAGTCTTCGGTTTGCATTTCTGCAGATGAGTGAACCATTTCGGTACGGCGCTCATCACCATATTTCTCCTTAACTTCCAATAACTCATCCTTAATGATCTGCATCCTTAAGCCTTCGTCGCTCAGGATATTTTTTAAGTGTTCGATGAGTTTCATTAAAGCGGCATATTCGTCTTTGATCTTATCACGTTCAAGTCCTGTTAGCCTCCTTAAGGTCATGTCAAGAATAGCACGTGCCTGGATATCGGTTAAACCGAAACTGCTCATCAAGCCTTCCCTTGCCTCGTCGGGCGTTTGCGAAGCACGGATCAGACGGATTACTTCATCAAGGTGATCTAAAGCGATCAGTAAACCTTCAAGGATATGCGCACGCTTTTCGGCTTCATTAAGTTCAAATTTAGTACGGCGCACAACAACCTCATGACGGTGCTCAACAAAGTGGTGGATCAGGTCTTTTAGGTTAAGCAGCATTGGCCGGCCATTAACCAGCGCAATGTTGTTTACACTGAACGATGTTTGGAGAGCCGTATATTTAAACAGGTTGTTTAATACAATAGCCGCATTGGCGTCACGTTTGATCTCATAAACGATGCGGATCCCTTCACGGCTTGATTCGTCACGAATAGCTGAAATGCCTTCCAGTTTCTTTTCGTTAACCAGTTCGGCAGTACGCTCAATCATTAAAGCTTTATTTACCTGGTAAGGTATTTCGCTAACAACAATACGTTCGCGTTCGCCATTATAGGTTTCAATCTCCGCACGTGCGCGGATCACAACCCGGCCGCGGCCTGTTTCAAGCGCTTCGCGAGGGCCATCGTAGCCGTAAATAATACCGCCGGTAGGGAAATCAGGGCCTTTTACATATTTCATTAACTCGGCAACCTCTATCTGGCGGTTATCAATTAATGCCATAGTAGCATCAATAACTTCCGAAAGATTGTGCGGTGCCATATTGGTAGCCATACCTACAGCAATGCCCGAAGCTCCGTTAACCAACAGGTTAGGGAATTTAGATGGCAATACTGTTGGCTCCTGTAGCGAGTCGTCAAAGTTTAATTGAAAATCAATGGTATCTTTGTTGATATCGGCCAGCATCTCTTCAGCAAGCTTTTGTAAGCGTGCTTCTGTATAACGCATTGCCGCGGGTTCGTCACCATCAACAGAACCGTAGTTACCCTGGCCTTCAACCAGCAGGTAGCGTAAGCTCCACTCCTGGGCCATACGTACCATCGTATCATATACCGATTTATCACCGTGAGGGTGATATTTACCCATTACCTCACCCACAATACGGGCAGACTTTTTATAGGGTTTGTTGTTGGTTAAACCCAGGTCAAGCATACCGTAAAGTACGCGCCTGTGTACCGGTTTCAGTCCATCGCGGACATCGGGCAGCGCCCTGGAAACAATCACCGACATTGAATAATCAATGTACGCCGATCGCATTTCCTCATCAATATTTATCGAAATTATCCTGTCTTCTGCGTGTGAATTATCGTTTTCTGTTCCTTCAGCCATTTTTAATTATTTGTAGAACCTTCTCTTATAATTGCGTGTTAAAATTGATTTTTCAACGACCTGCGAAGTTAAAAAAATACTTGGGATTGCGCCAACTTAGTAACAATAAACCGGGGGAACATATTGCCCCGGATTTAACAATTTTGTTACTTTAATACGGGGTTATTTCACCTTTACCCAGTAATCTTCAACCTTGTTGCCGTTAGGCAAAACCGAAAGCAGTTTAAGTGTATCGTTACTGATTATGTAGTTGTATTTTATGGTTTTGTTAAGCAGTTTTGACTCCTGCATACAATAGGTTTGCGTTTCAAAACAGGTATCCTCTTTTAACTGGTAATCGCCTTTTTCATATACCTGGGTTTTTTCCCCCTCTTCTATTACCCTCGCTTTGTAGTGCTCGTTGTCATAATCCCGTTGTAGTTTATAAGCTGTGGGGGCAGCATCAAGTTTGCCGTTAATTATTCCGCCGCGATACTCCCAGATGCCTTTCAGCGGACTATCATCAAAACGGAAAGCACATAACAGTAAAATACCGATAACCGGCACAATAGATCTTTTCATTGGTGATGTTATTAGCTAAAAGCCTAAAGCTTAACGCTGAAAGCTTTTTCTTCAGGCTTTTAGCTTTCGGCGTTATGCTTTCAGCTTTTCCCTATGCCCAGTTAATGCCTTTTTTTAGTAAAGATAGTGTTTTTTCCTCTTCACTGCCAGTTACCGGATGATAGTCATAAACCCATTTGGCCGTAGGCGGCAGGCTCATTAATATTGATTCAATCCGGCCATTGGTTTCGAGCCCGAATTTGGTGCCGGCATCATAAACCAGGTTAAATTCTGCATAGCGGCTGCGGCGCTGGTATTGGAAAAGCTGTTGCGCTTCGGTAAATGATTTATCGCGATTTCGGTTAACCAACTCAGTATATAAGGGTGCAAAAGAGCGGCCAACAGATTTTGAAAACTCAAAGATATCTTCCCAGCTTAACTCATCATTAGCGGTAAGCCTGTCGTAAAATATGCCGCCTATTCCACGGGTTTCATTACGGTGTTTGATGAAGAAGTAATCATCAGCCCATTTTTTAAACCGCGGGTAAAAATCGGCATAGTATTGATCACACACAGCTTTTAGGCCGGCATGAAAAAAACGGGCGTCATCTTCTGTTACATAATGAGGCGTTAGATCTATGCCCCCGCCAAACCAGCGAACCGGTTTCTGGCTGTCGCCCATGGTTGATGGCATTTCAAAGTAGCGGATATTCATGTGGATGATAGGTACCAGCGGGTGATTGGGGTGGATCACAATTGATACACCGGTGGCAAAAAAATCATCCTGCTCAACCTGCAGGGCACGCTTCATGGTATCGGGCAAATGACCGTGAACCGCCGAAAAGTTAACCCCGCCCTTTTCAAGGATGTTGCCGTTCTGGATAACCCGGGTACGCCCCCCGCCTCCGCCCTCGCGCTCCCAGATCTCCTCCTCAAATTTTGCGGCGCCATCTAATTGCTCAAGTGCGGTGCAGATCTCATTCTGTATTTGTTTATAATCTTCGGCTATTTGTTCTTTGCTGATCATAGGCTGTAAAAGTAATGAATTTTGGGAATTGCAGCGGAAGGCCTTTTTTCAACGCGGAAACCCATAGCTACCCGCATTTACAGCCGATAGTGGAAAGTGTTCAACTTTTTTAGGTGTGAACACCCCGTAAAAACAAATCAATTGATAATCAATGATTTAGATGTTCATTATTTTAACACCAAAAACATAAACAACTGATAATCAATGCTTGTGTTTTTAACATTGGGTTAAACGGAACATTTTTGAACACCTGTTTTTTTTAAAAATTGAACACCTCGGAGATTTTAACTTATCTCTACGTAATTCAAATCTTTGCTGAAGGTTTCTTTTAACTGACTTAAAGAGAATAGTGCGATCACTGTAAGTATGCCCATCATAATATACCCCCCTGATATCATTCCATGTTTTTTCGCAAAGAAATCAAATGCAGTATTTATAGGGATAAGTGCCCCACGTACAAAGTTAGGAACGGTAGTGGTTACCGTAGACCGAAGGTTTGTGCCAAATTGCTCGGCCGCTATAGTAACAAAGGTAGCCCAATAGCCAACTGTGCATCCCATAAAAAAGCTTAGCCATATAAACTGCTCTGAGGTTATTCCTTTTGTGCTCAAATAAGCACTTACGCTAACTATTGAAAGCAATAAGAATACAAGCATGGTAATCTTTCTTGATTTGGTAACCTGTGCAAGCAAACCTGCAAAAATATCACCAATGGCTATCCCAATATACGAGTACATGATGCCGGCACCCGCTTTTAATTCCTGCGGGGCACCGAGTGCAGTTCCAAATTCCTTTGCCTGAGTAATAAGCACACCTACCACATACCATAACGGCGCACCGATCAAAATGCAGTATAAGTATTTCAAAAAGCGTTTACGATCATTAAATAACATCAACACATTACCTTTGGAAACATTGCTTTCGGCCACATTTTTATACATTCCTGATTCAAATGTGCCTAACCTTAACAGCAACAGAACTATGCCAAGGCCGCCCCCAACAAAGTAAGCATTTCGCCAACCTAAATGAGCCACCTGGGCTGCGGCCACCGCGCCAAATAAACCAATTACGGCAACAATCATAGTGCCATAACCGCGTTTCTCTTTGCTTAACGTTTCACTCACAAGTGTAATTCCTGCACCTAATTCACCCGCAAGACCAATGCCGGCTATAAAACGAACAATGGCGTACGTGTTGATGTCATGTACCAGTCCGTTTACAAAGTTTGCTATTGAGTATAAAAGTATCGAACCAAATAAAACCCTGATCCTGCCAAATTTATCGCCTATAATTCCCCATATAAGGCCTCCTAACAGCAACCCAAACATCTGTATGTTAATAACATATACGCCTTGCGGCTTAAGAGCTATTTCTGGAATACCTATTGCCCGGAGACTGTCAACACGTACAATCGAAAATATAACGAGATCATATATATCAACAAAATAGCCCAGGGAAGCAACAAGTACTAAGAAAACAGCGTTCCTTGTGGCTTTGGCGTTGGTAGCATCGGTCATAGCTTGTAAAAATTGGTTGGCTAATGTAGGGGATTTATGATGATAAAAACAAAAAAAACGGCACAAAAAAACCCCTGTCATGACAGAGGTTTTGTAAGTAAATCTTGCTCAATAATTTTATATATTTTATGCTTTTTTAACGTTTACTGCCTGTAATCCTTTTCTTCCCTCTTCTACATCATACGTGACGCTGTCATTATCCTTAATAGCATTTACACCGCCTTGCACGTCTTTAAAGTGTACAAAAAGATCCTTACCTTCTTCGGTAATAATAAAGCCGTAGCCTTTTTGTGTGTTAAACCATTTTACTTTTCCAGTTTTCATAATTATAATAATCGTAATAAAAAATTCGTGTTAAGATCAACTAAAACCAAACTGAAAACAAAATAGGCTATTGGTTCAGAAGGAATAGATACCCTGCTTCCCTCAAATATATAAAATTATTAAATAAACCAAATAAAATTATTTATTTGGTTGTGGTGTCAGGCGCAAATAGGGCTTAACTGCTGTAAAACCCTTTGGAAATTTGGCAGGGATATCTTCAGTTTTAATTGCCGGCACTACTACCACGTCCTCCCCTTCTTTCCAGTCGGCTGGTGTTGCCACGCTGTAATTGGCGGTTAACTGCAATGAGTCAATAACCCTTAAAATTTCCTGGAAGTTACGGCCGGTTGATGCAGGGTAAGTGATGATCAGCTTAACTGCTTTATCCGGGCCAATAATAAACAATGAGCGCACTGTGGCATTTACCGAAGCATTTGGGTGGATCATATCATAAGCTTCAGAAATTTTGCGGTCTTCATCGGCAATGATCGGAAAGTTAACTTCAACACCCTGTGTTTCGTTAATGTCCTGGATCCAGCCGTGGTGCGATTCAACCGAGTCAACACTAAGTGCCAATACTTTAACATTGCGTTTAGTGAATTCATCTTTTAAAGCGGCAGTTTTGCCAAGTTCAGTGGTACATACAGGTGTATAATCGCCAGGGTGCGAGAATAGCACGCCCCAGCTATCCCCTAAATATTCGTAAAAGTCAATTTCGCCTTCTGATGTTTTTGCTTTGAAGTTTGGCGCTTTATCGCCCAGTCTTAAACTCATGATGATAGATTTTTTATGGTAATTTAATACGACTAAGTTACTATACATTCATAAACAAATGCAAACAAACTTTAAATAATCATATTATTTACGCCAACATTACAAAGGCTGTGTTGTTGAAGTTTGAAATTAATAACAGCTATCTATGAGTAAACACACCTATGATACCGGTATAATTGGCAATTGCGCCTTTTTAGCCCATATTAATAAAAACACCAATGTCGACTGGCTGTGCTGGCCCCGGTTCGACAGCACCTTTATTTTTGGCGGCTTGCTTGATAAAGATAAGGGCGGCGAATTCTCGATCCGTCCGGAAGGGGAATACACCACCAACCAACATTACCTGGAAAATACCAATATTTTAATTACTGAAATATGCCCTGCAAGCGGCGGCAAATACCGCATAACCGATTTTGCACCAAGATTTTACCAGCATCAGCGTTATTATAAACCATTAATGCTGATCAGGAAAATTGAGGTTATTGAGGGCTCACCGCGCATCATTGTTAAATGCGCGCCGGTATCTGAATATGGTGCTGTTAAATTGAGTGTAAACCGTGGCAGCAATCATATCCAATATCTGGGCGGCGAAGAAAGTATTCGCCTTACCACCAATATCCCTATAAGTTATGTTTTTGATGGGCAGGCTTTTGTACTCAATGAAACCAAGTATCTGGCCATGACCTACGGCGAACCGCTTGAAGCGCCGCTCATCAGCACAGCTGATCGGTTTTTGGCCGAAACTGTGCAGTACTGGCGTACATGGATCAAACACTCATCCATTGCCACTTATTTTCAGCCTTTTGTAATCCGCTCTGCTTTGGCCCTTAAAATACACCAGTATGAAGACACCGGCGCCATTATCGCCGCGAGCACCACAAGCCTGCCCGAATCGCCGGGAAGCGGCCGCAACTGGGATTATCGTTATTGCTGGCTGCGCGATACTTATTACGTAATAACCGCGCTAAACCACATTGGCCATTTTGAGGAGATGGAAAAGTATTT from Mucilaginibacter sp. SJ includes:
- the gyrA gene encoding DNA gyrase subunit A — encoded protein: MAEGTENDNSHAEDRIISINIDEEMRSAYIDYSMSVIVSRALPDVRDGLKPVHRRVLYGMLDLGLTNNKPYKKSARIVGEVMGKYHPHGDKSVYDTMVRMAQEWSLRYLLVEGQGNYGSVDGDEPAAMRYTEARLQKLAEEMLADINKDTIDFQLNFDDSLQEPTVLPSKFPNLLVNGASGIAVGMATNMAPHNLSEVIDATMALIDNRQIEVAELMKYVKGPDFPTGGIIYGYDGPREALETGRGRVVIRARAEIETYNGERERIVVSEIPYQVNKALMIERTAELVNEKKLEGISAIRDESSREGIRIVYEIKRDANAAIVLNNLFKYTALQTSFSVNNIALVNGRPMLLNLKDLIHHFVEHRHEVVVRRTKFELNEAEKRAHILEGLLIALDHLDEVIRLIRASQTPDEAREGLMSSFGLTDIQARAILDMTLRRLTGLERDKIKDEYAALMKLIEHLKNILSDEGLRMQIIKDELLEVKEKYGDERRTEMVHSSAEMQTEDFIEDEDVVITISREGYIKRTPLTEYRRQSRGGKGAIGSNSRDEDFIEHLLIASNHNYMLFFTESGQCFWLRVFEIPEGTRTSKGRAIQNIINIPKEENIKAYIKLISLKDQNYLENNFIIMCTKKGTIKKTSLEAYSRPRSNGINAININEGDSLLEASLTSGSSEIVMALKSGRAIRFNESTVRPMGRTATGVRGITLDDENDEVVGMIAIDDAETTVLVVSEKGYGKRTDIEDYRVTNRGGKGVKTLNITEKTGNLVAIKGVTDKEDLMIINKSGIIIRIAVSELRVMGRATQGVRLITLKNNDEIASVAKIEHDEDEEVKEGDENAEGSDTTAENTGGDDTAENGAEPSTDDTTE
- the hemF gene encoding oxygen-dependent coproporphyrinogen oxidase, yielding MISKEQIAEDYKQIQNEICTALEQLDGAAKFEEEIWEREGGGGGRTRVIQNGNILEKGGVNFSAVHGHLPDTMKRALQVEQDDFFATGVSIVIHPNHPLVPIIHMNIRYFEMPSTMGDSQKPVRWFGGGIDLTPHYVTEDDARFFHAGLKAVCDQYYADFYPRFKKWADDYFFIKHRNETRGIGGIFYDRLTANDELSWEDIFEFSKSVGRSFAPLYTELVNRNRDKSFTEAQQLFQYQRRSRYAEFNLVYDAGTKFGLETNGRIESILMSLPPTAKWVYDYHPVTGSEEEKTLSLLKKGINWA
- a CDS encoding MFS transporter, which gives rise to MTDATNAKATRNAVFLVLVASLGYFVDIYDLVIFSIVRVDSLRAIGIPEIALKPQGVYVINIQMFGLLLGGLIWGIIGDKFGRIRVLFGSILLYSIANFVNGLVHDINTYAIVRFIAGIGLAGELGAGITLVSETLSKEKRGYGTMIVAVIGLFGAVAAAQVAHLGWRNAYFVGGGLGIVLLLLRLGTFESGMYKNVAESNVSKGNVLMLFNDRKRFLKYLYCILIGAPLWYVVGVLITQAKEFGTALGAPQELKAGAGIMYSYIGIAIGDIFAGLLAQVTKSRKITMLVFLLLSIVSVSAYLSTKGITSEQFIWLSFFMGCTVGYWATFVTIAAEQFGTNLRSTVTTTVPNFVRGALIPINTAFDFFAKKHGMISGGYIMMGILTVIALFSLSQLKETFSKDLNYVEIS
- a CDS encoding cold-shock protein, with the protein product MKTGKVKWFNTQKGYGFIITEEGKDLFVHFKDVQGGVNAIKDNDSVTYDVEEGRKGLQAVNVKKA
- a CDS encoding peroxiredoxin yields the protein MSLRLGDKAPNFKAKTSEGEIDFYEYLGDSWGVLFSHPGDYTPVCTTELGKTAALKDEFTKRNVKVLALSVDSVESHHGWIQDINETQGVEVNFPIIADEDRKISEAYDMIHPNASVNATVRSLFIIGPDKAVKLIITYPASTGRNFQEILRVIDSLQLTANYSVATPADWKEGEDVVVVPAIKTEDIPAKFPKGFTAVKPYLRLTPQPNK